A genomic segment from Luteolibacter ambystomatis encodes:
- a CDS encoding CotH kinase family protein, translating into MKTHPLAGLACFVIASSCLDATPVTVGDPSFEGNSLTAGSYTNNIGPEWTGTNGQNAGSAFEEYITGFASSGTDHLGMELNYDVWQDLGVTYQANTRYTLTVGCGNRSGSTQPGNQTEYHLADSTGGIHATGLFNASTIPVMTFADAPALVFDTPNDPSSVGKTIRILLRSRGSGRSHFDNIRLDAQSLIPVGGATVTNDAASAITSTTATLNGTVTVIGNDAPAITIFWGPQNGGITPANWAHSVTLPGTWSGTFSTNLSGLTRGTNYFYAARATNSAGDSWAQPSGSFETSVLPATVANIAATDITPASATVGAQVTDTGGEPPAVTIYYGTTDGGTTVGAWSNSVSLGAVGTSATTSLSGLSQSSTIYFRTFSQNSGGDSWAPASSSFNTPTITAPVVVNDGTDGITGTTATVRGKITSTGGSAPTVTLFYGTSDGGTMPGSWTSSANLGTQSGDFSKFLTALNPSTTYYFRFRAVNSAGTAWSADAGTFATIAAISATPVINEFHYKAADDTSLEEFIELYNPSDSAVDISGWTLSSAVTFTFPGGSVIPAGGYFVACQDPATMLSKYGVTAAGPWSGNLNSSGEKIVLKNGATTIDSVDYGVGFPWPTGAAGGGSSAELINAGLDNDLGGSWRSSGATATNPATYVAAASAGWKYKKGTAEASNPVEAWRDTAYGDASWLTGTAAFGYAGGYTFGTTLSDMKGTGASNYSTVYLRKSFTVTQVPQQLLLRLKYDDGCIVWINGHEVARKNVAAGQLAYTAVASADHTASTFEEVVVDNADDILVGGTNVIAIQALNLTKNSSDFFIDAEVKDVPAAAPVPTPGAKNSVYQAMNLVPPQIRQVAHSPVQPVTSQPVTVTARITDADGMGAVSLAYQTVDPGSYIRATDAAYSTGWTSVTMYDDGTHGDVTVGDSIYTAVVPGTVQTNRRLVRYKITFADALGNTATVPYADDEQKNFAYFVYDGTPAWQGAFRPGSTAIQTFSPSVLNTVPVYTMVANGTDVINCQYNSGYDETRFLGTFVYDGVVYDNIQFRNRGEASTYVSGKNKWRFYFNRARDLVAKNNLGQPYAETWGSFSANACASPWCAVHRGMAGVEESVSFKAFQLAGVPSPNTHYYQFRIVRGANETPTAGTTVADPIGTADGQYAGDFWGLYMAIEQIDGSFLDERGLADGNVYKIENSAGDKKHQAPGQSVDSSDWNTFRDTGASTQTEAWWRANMDVNNYYTFHAINRLIGNVDLRGGYNHYYYHRSTDNRWLAIPWDVDMMFIPKRHWQTTINGTAYNGVIAAHKALVDTPALALEFRNRAREILDLMASDGTPNGGQIGQLIDEFSQIVNPTGAPLTIADADAAMWNMHPRTQGTDGNHSGQTNHKGNFYYSPFSDSRMGGSWTRWLKSSSYTGVAEHEDLMNYLRDYSSNTWPSGTWAVNNGDQRGYGYQYLASEAADAAAPNKPVITYTGAGGYPLDGLSFSASAFSSPGAGTYIGTQWRIAEISAPGIAGYTVGTSRKYEIQATWTLSNTGTMVQVPASALSSGKTYRARVRYVDSTGRTSSWSNPVQFGATPSTSTLVHYWNFNNSTSLVTLVAPTKGNGTLTVQPGSGGAYVADTGNGFAASSTGDPASTHLRLNNPIGSALVFNLPTTGYSNIQASIDARRSSPGTAAELETWSYTTDGANYTQMAVVSVNASNPVAIPLDLRGIPGANNNPNFGLKVVVSQGTGGTAGNHRFDNFTLTGNPIPGTYASWIQTAFSTTDQASTAISGPNADADGDGRSNFMEFALASSPKVKDLADVKFAWSTSSPNRYPALRFKRLEGISGVLYELRASSDFVSWTTVSTTPVSATSLGGGIEEIVIRDTQTDALPKRFLRLRITQVP; encoded by the coding sequence ATGAAAACCCACCCCCTCGCGGGCCTCGCCTGCTTTGTCATCGCATCGTCATGTCTGGATGCCACTCCTGTCACCGTTGGTGATCCTTCCTTCGAAGGCAACTCGCTGACCGCGGGCAGCTACACGAACAACATCGGACCGGAGTGGACCGGCACGAACGGCCAGAATGCCGGTAGCGCCTTTGAAGAATACATCACCGGTTTTGCATCGAGTGGGACGGACCACCTGGGAATGGAATTGAACTATGACGTCTGGCAGGATCTGGGCGTCACCTATCAGGCGAACACCCGATATACGCTGACCGTGGGATGTGGCAATCGCTCCGGCTCGACCCAGCCCGGCAACCAGACCGAGTACCACCTCGCGGACTCCACCGGCGGCATTCACGCCACCGGCCTTTTCAATGCCTCCACGATTCCGGTGATGACCTTCGCGGATGCTCCCGCGCTGGTATTCGACACGCCGAACGATCCGTCCTCGGTTGGGAAGACGATCCGCATTCTGCTCCGTTCGCGGGGTAGCGGTCGCTCTCATTTCGACAACATCCGCCTGGATGCGCAGTCCTTGATTCCGGTCGGTGGCGCGACCGTCACCAACGATGCCGCGAGCGCGATCACCTCCACGACCGCCACCCTGAATGGCACCGTGACGGTCATCGGCAATGATGCTCCGGCGATCACGATCTTCTGGGGCCCGCAGAACGGCGGCATCACTCCGGCCAACTGGGCTCACTCCGTGACGCTGCCGGGAACTTGGAGCGGCACGTTTTCCACGAATCTCTCCGGACTCACCCGCGGCACGAACTATTTCTACGCCGCGAGGGCTACCAACAGCGCCGGGGATTCATGGGCGCAGCCGTCCGGCAGCTTCGAGACCTCCGTGCTGCCAGCCACCGTGGCGAACATCGCGGCGACCGACATCACGCCTGCCTCGGCCACTGTCGGCGCGCAGGTCACGGACACCGGCGGCGAACCACCCGCCGTCACGATCTACTACGGAACCACGGATGGCGGCACGACCGTGGGTGCGTGGTCGAACTCGGTATCGCTTGGAGCGGTGGGCACATCGGCCACGACCAGTCTCAGCGGGCTCTCCCAGTCTTCGACGATTTATTTCCGGACCTTCTCCCAGAACTCAGGTGGCGACTCCTGGGCTCCGGCTTCCTCCAGCTTCAACACTCCCACTATTACGGCTCCGGTGGTCGTCAATGACGGCACGGATGGCATCACCGGCACCACCGCGACCGTGCGAGGGAAGATCACATCCACCGGCGGCAGCGCGCCAACGGTGACCTTGTTTTATGGTACGAGCGATGGTGGCACGATGCCGGGTTCATGGACCAGTTCCGCGAACCTTGGCACGCAGAGTGGGGATTTCTCGAAGTTCCTGACCGCGCTCAATCCTTCCACGACCTATTATTTCCGTTTCCGGGCGGTCAATTCAGCTGGCACGGCGTGGTCCGCGGACGCGGGCACCTTTGCGACCATCGCCGCGATCTCAGCCACACCCGTGATCAATGAATTCCACTACAAGGCTGCGGACGATACCAGTCTCGAGGAGTTCATCGAACTCTACAACCCCAGCGACTCCGCGGTGGATATCTCCGGCTGGACGCTTTCTTCCGCCGTCACGTTCACCTTCCCCGGTGGTTCGGTGATTCCAGCCGGTGGTTATTTCGTGGCGTGCCAGGACCCAGCCACGATGCTATCGAAATACGGCGTTACCGCGGCCGGCCCGTGGAGCGGCAATCTGAACTCCTCTGGTGAGAAGATCGTCCTGAAGAATGGCGCCACCACCATCGATAGCGTGGATTACGGTGTCGGCTTTCCATGGCCGACTGGAGCCGCCGGTGGCGGCAGCTCCGCCGAACTCATCAATGCCGGCCTCGACAATGATCTGGGGGGCTCATGGCGTTCTTCCGGAGCCACCGCGACCAATCCCGCGACATACGTGGCTGCTGCCTCGGCAGGATGGAAATACAAGAAGGGAACGGCGGAAGCCTCAAACCCGGTGGAGGCGTGGCGCGACACCGCCTATGGCGATGCCTCGTGGCTGACCGGCACCGCGGCTTTCGGCTATGCGGGAGGTTATACATTCGGCACCACGCTCAGCGATATGAAGGGCACCGGCGCCAGCAACTACAGCACCGTTTATCTCCGGAAATCCTTCACGGTCACCCAAGTCCCGCAACAGCTCTTGTTGCGACTGAAATACGATGATGGCTGCATCGTCTGGATCAACGGGCACGAGGTTGCCCGCAAGAACGTTGCCGCGGGTCAACTCGCCTACACCGCCGTGGCATCCGCGGATCATACCGCATCCACGTTCGAAGAAGTCGTGGTGGACAACGCCGATGACATTCTCGTCGGAGGCACGAACGTCATCGCCATCCAGGCGCTGAACCTCACCAAAAACAGTTCGGACTTCTTCATCGACGCGGAGGTGAAGGACGTTCCCGCTGCTGCTCCGGTGCCGACGCCCGGGGCGAAAAATTCTGTGTATCAGGCGATGAATCTGGTGCCGCCGCAGATCCGCCAGGTGGCCCACAGCCCGGTCCAGCCGGTGACCAGTCAGCCGGTCACTGTCACCGCCCGCATCACGGACGCCGATGGCATGGGTGCCGTTTCATTGGCCTATCAGACGGTCGATCCCGGCAGCTACATCCGCGCCACCGATGCTGCCTATTCCACCGGTTGGACCAGTGTGACGATGTATGACGATGGAACCCACGGTGACGTGACCGTCGGCGACTCCATCTACACGGCGGTTGTGCCGGGTACCGTTCAGACAAACCGGCGGCTGGTACGTTACAAGATCACCTTCGCTGACGCACTGGGTAACACTGCGACGGTGCCGTATGCGGACGATGAGCAGAAGAACTTCGCCTACTTCGTCTATGATGGCACGCCTGCCTGGCAGGGAGCCTTCCGCCCTGGAAGCACGGCCATTCAGACTTTCTCTCCATCGGTGCTGAACACCGTGCCGGTTTACACCATGGTCGCGAACGGCACGGATGTGATCAACTGCCAGTACAATTCGGGCTACGACGAGACGCGTTTCCTCGGCACGTTCGTTTACGACGGCGTGGTGTATGACAACATCCAGTTCCGCAACCGTGGCGAAGCCTCGACCTACGTCTCGGGCAAGAACAAGTGGCGCTTCTACTTTAACCGTGCCCGCGATCTGGTGGCGAAGAACAATCTCGGCCAGCCCTATGCGGAAACCTGGGGATCGTTCTCCGCGAATGCCTGCGCCTCGCCGTGGTGCGCGGTTCACCGGGGTATGGCGGGCGTGGAGGAATCGGTTTCCTTCAAGGCCTTCCAGCTCGCCGGCGTGCCCTCGCCGAACACCCACTATTACCAGTTCCGCATTGTCCGCGGAGCGAATGAAACACCCACCGCCGGAACCACGGTGGCCGACCCGATCGGCACTGCTGACGGCCAGTATGCCGGAGACTTCTGGGGGCTCTACATGGCCATCGAGCAGATCGACGGCTCGTTCCTCGACGAGCGCGGGCTTGCGGACGGCAACGTCTACAAGATCGAGAACAGCGCTGGCGACAAGAAACACCAGGCCCCCGGCCAGTCGGTGGACTCCTCGGATTGGAACACCTTCCGCGACACCGGTGCCAGCACCCAGACCGAAGCCTGGTGGCGCGCCAACATGGACGTGAACAACTACTACACGTTCCATGCCATCAACCGCCTGATCGGCAACGTGGACCTGCGCGGCGGTTACAACCACTACTACTACCATCGTAGCACCGACAACCGCTGGTTGGCCATTCCATGGGACGTGGACATGATGTTCATCCCGAAACGCCACTGGCAGACGACCATCAACGGCACCGCATACAATGGCGTGATTGCGGCTCACAAGGCGCTGGTGGATACTCCGGCTCTTGCGCTCGAGTTCCGCAACCGCGCCCGCGAAATCCTTGATCTGATGGCCTCGGACGGCACCCCGAACGGCGGCCAGATCGGGCAGCTCATCGACGAGTTCAGCCAGATCGTCAATCCGACGGGTGCGCCGCTCACCATCGCTGATGCGGATGCCGCGATGTGGAACATGCATCCACGCACCCAAGGCACGGACGGCAACCACAGCGGCCAGACCAACCACAAGGGCAACTTCTACTATTCGCCCTTTTCGGACAGCCGCATGGGAGGCAGCTGGACGCGCTGGCTGAAGAGTTCCTCTTACACCGGGGTCGCCGAGCATGAGGACCTGATGAATTACCTTCGCGACTATTCCTCCAACACCTGGCCGTCCGGCACTTGGGCGGTCAACAATGGCGATCAGCGCGGTTATGGTTATCAATACCTCGCCTCTGAAGCGGCTGATGCTGCGGCTCCAAACAAACCGGTGATCACCTATACCGGAGCAGGTGGATATCCTTTGGATGGGTTGTCGTTCTCCGCCTCCGCTTTCAGTAGTCCCGGTGCGGGGACATACATCGGCACCCAGTGGCGCATCGCGGAGATCTCCGCACCGGGCATTGCAGGTTATACGGTGGGCACGTCGCGCAAGTATGAGATCCAGGCTACTTGGACGCTCTCCAACACCGGCACGATGGTGCAGGTGCCTGCCAGCGCACTCAGTTCTGGCAAGACCTATCGTGCTCGTGTCCGCTATGTTGACAGCACCGGCAGGACGAGTTCGTGGTCGAATCCGGTTCAATTTGGCGCCACGCCATCCACCAGCACTCTGGTTCATTACTGGAACTTCAATAACAGCACTTCTTTGGTTACTCTGGTGGCTCCCACCAAGGGCAATGGCACGTTGACTGTCCAACCGGGTTCCGGAGGAGCATATGTGGCGGATACGGGCAATGGGTTTGCAGCCAGTTCGACTGGTGATCCGGCTTCAACCCATCTGCGTCTGAATAATCCGATCGGCTCCGCTCTCGTTTTTAACCTGCCAACTACCGGCTATAGCAACATCCAGGCATCCATCGATGCTCGTCGCTCATCGCCCGGCACCGCCGCGGAGCTCGAAACTTGGAGCTATACTACGGACGGCGCCAACTACACTCAGATGGCAGTCGTCAGCGTGAACGCCTCAAATCCCGTGGCCATTCCGCTCGACCTCCGAGGGATTCCGGGAGCCAACAACAACCCGAATTTCGGGTTGAAGGTGGTGGTCAGCCAAGGCACCGGAGGCACGGCGGGCAACCATCGCTTCGACAACTTCACACTTACCGGCAATCCCATCCCTGGCACCTACGCGAGTTGGATCCAGACCGCTTTCAGCACGACTGATCAGGCGAGCACCGCCATATCCGGTCCCAATGCCGATGCGGACGGTGACGGGCGCTCGAACTTCATGGAGTTCGCCTTGGCCTCATCCCCCAAGGTGAAGGATCTCGCCGATGTGAAATTCGCATGGAGCACCAGTAGCCCCAACCGCTATCCCGCGCTCCGTTTCAAGCGCCTGGAAGGAATTTCCGGTGTCCTTTATGAACTCCGAGCCAGCAGTGATTTTGTCAGTTGGACGACCGTCTCCACCACTCCGGTCAGCGCGACCTCACTTGGCGGCGGCATTGAGGAAATTGTCATCCGCGATACCCAGACGGATGCCCTGCCGAAGCGCTTTCTGCGACTGCGGATCACCCAGGTGCCATAG
- a CDS encoding pyridoxamine 5'-phosphate oxidase family protein, translating into MAKPQPAPIDPQHLPELAMAAMKMAKFPMLATDDAGQPRLRPVSPVRVEGFVVWVANLRNYHKTAEISANPRVELCYLDEHHDQVRITARAVIETDAALLAVIWEKNPLLRAYLGTPDNPALVIYRMIPERVRFMREWALEYHEVPL; encoded by the coding sequence ATGGCGAAGCCCCAGCCCGCACCCATCGATCCGCAACACCTGCCCGAACTGGCGATGGCGGCGATGAAGATGGCAAAGTTCCCGATGCTGGCCACTGACGACGCCGGGCAACCGCGGCTGCGCCCCGTATCACCGGTACGCGTGGAGGGCTTCGTCGTGTGGGTGGCAAATCTGCGCAACTACCACAAAACGGCCGAAATCTCGGCCAATCCGCGGGTGGAGCTATGCTATCTCGATGAACACCACGACCAAGTCCGCATCACGGCCCGGGCGGTGATCGAGACTGACGCCGCCCTGCTCGCCGTGATCTGGGAGAAAAACCCGCTCCTGCGCGCCTACCTTGGCACCCCGGACAATCCGGCACTGGTCATCTACCGGATGATCCCGGAGCGGGTGCGGTTCATGCGCGAGTGGGCGCTCGAGTATCACGAGGTTCCACTGTGA
- a CDS encoding ABC transporter ATP-binding protein, protein MESVPAVEIRDLVKDFKTSFRRAPLRAVDRVSLVIQPGEVYGLIGPNGSGKSTTMKALLGLVAPTSGRCAIFGKDSLKVDSRDDVGFLPENPYFYKHLTGTETLSFYGKLCGLRGRILKDRVAELLELVDLKEARDRRIAGYSKGMLQRIGLAQALVQEPRLVILDEPTAGVDPIGSRQIRDLILKLRDKGITVFLCSHLLEQVQEVCDHVGIIFRGKMVKEGHLEDLIAIEDQTEIVLRDASPELVAEIQALVKRSGRTEWLRSGKPKTTLERLFLRETSGDEP, encoded by the coding sequence ATGGAATCCGTCCCCGCCGTTGAAATCCGAGACCTCGTGAAGGACTTCAAAACGTCCTTCCGCCGTGCCCCGTTGCGCGCGGTCGACCGCGTCTCGCTGGTGATCCAGCCGGGGGAGGTTTACGGCCTGATCGGCCCGAACGGGTCTGGGAAATCGACTACCATGAAGGCGCTGCTCGGGTTGGTCGCTCCTACTTCGGGCCGTTGCGCGATCTTCGGGAAAGACTCGCTCAAGGTCGATTCCCGCGACGATGTCGGCTTTCTCCCGGAAAATCCCTATTTCTACAAGCATCTCACCGGTACCGAGACTCTATCCTTCTACGGCAAGCTCTGCGGCCTCCGTGGCAGGATACTCAAGGACCGTGTGGCCGAATTGCTGGAACTGGTGGATTTGAAGGAGGCGCGCGACCGCCGCATCGCCGGCTATTCGAAGGGGATGCTCCAGCGCATCGGCCTGGCCCAGGCGCTGGTGCAGGAGCCGCGGCTTGTGATTCTCGATGAACCGACCGCCGGGGTGGATCCGATCGGCTCACGCCAGATCCGGGATCTGATCCTGAAGCTTCGGGACAAAGGCATCACCGTTTTCCTCTGCTCGCACTTGCTGGAGCAGGTCCAGGAGGTCTGCGACCACGTCGGCATTATTTTCCGCGGCAAGATGGTGAAGGAAGGCCATCTCGAAGACCTCATTGCCATCGAGGACCAGACCGAAATCGTCCTCCGCGACGCTTCTCCCGAGTTGGTCGCCGAGATCCAGGCGCTGGTGAAGCGCTCCGGCCGCACCGAATGGCTGCGCTCCGGCAAGCCGAAGACCACCCTCGAGCGCCTCTTCCTGCGCGAAACCTCCGGCGACGAACCATGA
- a CDS encoding ABC transporter permease subunit has translation MTHAPTRKHPLARPRRIAVIAGHAFTQLVRMKVFYFLAIFALIAIASNFFDLPQHEGPEAMGAKGLDILRLIKSWSLGAMTLFSVVFGIVSTALLLPKDVEDRTLYTILAKPVPRIDYLIGKLGGVLLLLAVSLGLMDLLMTGMLHIRMNIVLEVQKAMADSYGWDQAARDSLTRDTLLQGPTWSLQGAVAAVFLRSAVMAAVALLISTFSSSTLFTAVVSFLVYFIGHFQGDVLGGGDSGQSAMARYLGQAVAMVFPDFQLFNVIDAVIQGKMMEIAQFGKLVWAALYYIGVYVFGSWFVFSDKEF, from the coding sequence ATGACCCACGCCCCCACCCGGAAACATCCGCTCGCCCGCCCCCGCCGCATCGCGGTGATCGCCGGGCATGCCTTCACGCAACTGGTGCGGATGAAGGTGTTCTACTTTCTCGCGATCTTCGCGCTCATCGCCATCGCCAGCAATTTCTTCGACCTGCCCCAGCACGAAGGTCCGGAGGCAATGGGAGCCAAGGGCCTCGACATCCTGCGCCTGATCAAGAGCTGGTCGCTGGGTGCCATGACCTTGTTTTCCGTGGTTTTCGGCATCGTCTCGACAGCCCTGCTGCTGCCGAAGGACGTGGAGGACCGCACGCTCTATACCATCCTCGCCAAGCCGGTGCCGCGGATCGACTACCTGATTGGCAAGCTTGGCGGGGTGCTGCTCCTGCTTGCCGTTTCCCTGGGTCTGATGGACCTGCTGATGACCGGCATGCTCCACATCCGCATGAACATCGTGCTCGAGGTGCAGAAGGCCATGGCGGATTCCTACGGTTGGGATCAGGCGGCCCGTGACTCGCTCACCCGTGACACGCTTCTCCAAGGTCCCACCTGGAGCCTGCAGGGTGCGGTGGCCGCGGTCTTTCTCCGCTCCGCGGTGATGGCGGCCGTGGCGCTCCTGATCTCCACCTTCTCCAGCAGCACGCTTTTCACTGCGGTGGTGAGTTTCCTCGTCTATTTCATCGGTCATTTCCAAGGGGATGTCCTCGGAGGCGGGGACAGCGGTCAGTCGGCCATGGCGCGCTACCTCGGGCAGGCTGTGGCGATGGTGTTTCCGGATTTCCAGCTCTTCAACGTCATCGATGCCGTCATCCAAGGGAAAATGATGGAAATCGCCCAATTCGGGAAACTGGTGTGGGCGGCTCTTTATTACATTGGTGTGTACGTCTTCGGATCTTGGTTCGTCTTTTCCGACAAGGAGTTCTGA
- a CDS encoding metallophosphoesterase family protein, with protein MRIALFGDIHANLEALDAVLADAAAQGVTDYVCMGDVVGYNADPAACLEKVKAMDCPTVKGNHDEDASGTHSLDAMNPVAAAALQWTREHLSDEQRQWLRRLRMVRQVADFTVVHSTLDQPANWNYVTNRFDAMANFSYQFTQVCFHGHTHVPRVYMKTDKVQEVAADSVVIEDGAKYFINVGSVGQPRDGDWRAAYAIYDLEHKLVVIRRVEYDIATTQRKILEAGLPEMLAERIAEGR; from the coding sequence ATGCGGATAGCCCTATTCGGTGACATACATGCCAACCTCGAGGCCCTGGATGCCGTTCTTGCCGACGCCGCAGCCCAGGGAGTGACGGACTATGTCTGCATGGGAGATGTCGTTGGTTACAATGCCGATCCCGCCGCCTGCCTGGAGAAGGTGAAAGCCATGGATTGCCCCACCGTGAAGGGCAACCACGACGAGGACGCCTCCGGCACCCACTCGCTTGATGCCATGAACCCGGTGGCCGCCGCCGCCCTGCAGTGGACCCGCGAACATCTTTCCGATGAGCAGCGCCAATGGCTGCGCCGCCTGCGCATGGTCCGCCAGGTTGCCGATTTCACCGTCGTCCACAGCACCCTCGACCAGCCTGCGAACTGGAACTACGTGACCAACCGCTTCGATGCGATGGCCAACTTTTCCTACCAGTTCACCCAGGTCTGCTTCCATGGCCACACCCACGTGCCGCGGGTGTACATGAAGACCGACAAGGTTCAGGAAGTCGCCGCCGACTCGGTGGTGATCGAGGACGGGGCGAAGTATTTCATCAATGTCGGCTCCGTGGGTCAGCCCCGCGATGGCGACTGGCGTGCCGCCTACGCGATCTACGATCTGGAGCACAAGCTGGTGGTCATCCGTCGCGTGGAGTATGACATCGCCACCACCCAGCGGAAGATCCTCGAAGCGGGCCTCCCCGAGATGCTCGCCGAGCGCATCGCCGAAGGACGGTGA
- a CDS encoding Gfo/Idh/MocA family protein, whose protein sequence is MSDDDSRLRWGILSTGRIAVVFAKALESSKTGRVAAVASRDRHKAEEFAAAFDIPDFYGSYEELIDDPTVQAVYIATPHPQHAEWALRAIRAGKHVLCEKPLTMTYEDTAGIITEAKSWGVVVMEAYMYRCHPQTQRVLELIRRGSIGKVGLVHATFGFDAPFSPGGRLWNKALGGGGILDVGGYPVSWARLVAGAVEGLPFLDPVEVHGSAVFHPESGVDVQAVASLVFPNGMLGQVSCAIGLGQENAVRIYGSEGWLWIPSPYIVNRHLEPSRIFVFKPGATKPEEIAITPDRSLYTYEADAFAAAVRAGEREVSAMPLDDSLGNAAVLDQWLAEARSRVERKLTVI, encoded by the coding sequence ATGAGTGATGATGACAGCAGGCTCCGCTGGGGCATTCTCTCGACCGGGCGGATCGCGGTGGTGTTCGCCAAGGCCCTGGAGTCATCCAAAACCGGCAGGGTCGCCGCCGTGGCGAGCCGTGACCGACACAAGGCGGAGGAATTCGCCGCTGCCTTCGACATCCCGGACTTTTACGGCTCCTACGAGGAGTTGATCGATGATCCCACGGTGCAGGCGGTGTACATCGCCACGCCCCATCCCCAGCATGCCGAATGGGCGCTGCGCGCGATCCGCGCGGGCAAGCATGTGTTGTGCGAGAAGCCGCTGACGATGACCTATGAGGACACGGCCGGGATCATCACGGAGGCGAAGTCGTGGGGTGTGGTGGTCATGGAGGCCTACATGTACCGCTGCCATCCGCAGACCCAGCGGGTGCTGGAGTTGATCCGGCGGGGCTCGATCGGAAAGGTGGGGTTGGTTCATGCCACCTTCGGGTTTGATGCCCCGTTTTCGCCCGGCGGCCGGCTTTGGAACAAGGCACTGGGCGGTGGAGGCATTCTTGACGTGGGTGGCTACCCCGTTTCGTGGGCGAGGCTGGTGGCCGGAGCGGTGGAGGGACTGCCGTTCCTCGATCCAGTGGAAGTCCACGGCTCCGCGGTGTTCCACCCGGAGTCCGGCGTGGACGTGCAGGCGGTGGCGAGTCTGGTGTTCCCAAACGGGATGCTCGGGCAGGTTTCGTGCGCCATCGGGCTGGGACAGGAGAATGCCGTCCGCATCTATGGCTCCGAGGGATGGCTGTGGATTCCCTCACCCTATATCGTGAACCGCCATCTGGAGCCCTCGCGGATCTTCGTGTTCAAGCCGGGGGCGACCAAACCGGAGGAAATCGCCATCACTCCCGACCGGTCGCTTTATACCTACGAAGCGGATGCGTTCGCGGCGGCGGTGCGGGCGGGCGAGCGTGAGGTCTCCGCAATGCCACTGGACGATTCGCTGGGCAATGCCGCAGTGCTCGACCAATGGCTGGCCGAAGCCCGCTCGCGGGTGGAGCGGAAGTTGACCGTCATCTGA
- a CDS encoding VOC family protein encodes MTKRHDTSVTPFLMFTGKAEEAMEFYVSLFAGARIEEIQRWGAGEPGAEGSVKIATFSLNGQQVMCTDSPPVHDFTFTPSFSFYVSCVEEDELDGYCSALSAEGKFLMPPDNYGFSTKFAWVEDRFGVSWQLNLP; translated from the coding sequence ATGACGAAGCGTCACGATACCTCGGTCACTCCGTTCCTGATGTTCACCGGCAAGGCGGAGGAAGCGATGGAGTTCTATGTTTCATTGTTCGCGGGTGCCCGGATCGAGGAGATCCAGCGATGGGGAGCGGGTGAACCGGGAGCCGAGGGATCGGTGAAGATCGCCACATTTTCCCTGAACGGGCAGCAGGTGATGTGTACGGACAGTCCGCCGGTACATGATTTCACCTTCACTCCATCATTCTCATTTTACGTCTCCTGCGTGGAAGAGGATGAGCTGGACGGGTATTGCAGCGCGCTTTCCGCGGAAGGAAAATTCCTCATGCCGCCGGACAACTACGGATTTAGTACCAAGTTCGCGTGGGTGGAGGATCGTTTCGGCGTGTCCTGGCAACTGAATCTGCCCTGA
- a CDS encoding (deoxy)nucleoside triphosphate pyrophosphohydrolase: MIEVVCGLIRDDAGRVLACRRPPGKHLGGLWEFPGGKVEPEEDAAAALIRELQEELGITVAIESGLTPVVWDYGRGLIRLIPFLCRIASGDLHPHEHDALEWVDAASCHRLEWAAADGPILAEWIATKRVPDDQGS; encoded by the coding sequence ATGATTGAAGTCGTCTGTGGATTGATCCGGGATGATGCGGGCCGCGTGCTCGCATGCCGTCGTCCGCCAGGCAAGCACCTTGGTGGCTTGTGGGAATTCCCAGGAGGCAAGGTTGAGCCGGAAGAAGACGCCGCGGCGGCATTGATCCGTGAGCTTCAGGAAGAACTCGGTATCACGGTGGCAATCGAAAGCGGACTCACACCGGTGGTGTGGGACTACGGTCGTGGCCTGATCCGCCTGATTCCTTTCCTCTGCCGCATTGCTTCCGGGGATCTCCATCCGCACGAGCACGATGCGCTGGAATGGGTGGATGCGGCGAGCTGTCATCGCCTCGAATGGGCGGCGGCGGACGGACCGATCCTTGCAGAATGGATTGCCACGAAGCGCGTTCCAGACGATCAAGGATCATGA